In Xiphophorus maculatus strain JP 163 A chromosome 9, X_maculatus-5.0-male, whole genome shotgun sequence, the genomic window GTCCAGCTGAACTTATAAAGGTAATTTGACCACATAAATTCAATTTTTCTTCATACTGAGGAAAAACTGGGGGAACTAAATTATGTTGTTAATTACTCATTTCCGTCAACAGCCTATTCAAGAACGACTTTCAAATGCTGTTGCCAAGAATGAGGAAGAAAACATCATCCTGTACATAAAGGTTTTGGGAAATGCTGGACATCCATCTAGCTTCAAGTCTCTCACTAAGATCATGCCCATCCATGGCACTGCCGCTGCATCTCTGCCAATGAGAATTCATGTTGAAGCCATCATGGCTTTGAGGAACATTGCAAAGAAGGAGCCCAGACTGGTTAGTTCTAATATCAAgtgtttaaaagtgtttttgtctatCCACTGAGGTACATTAGAAGTTAATCTTTCTTCTCTGAATTAGGTCCAGGATCTGGTTCTCGAGCTCTACATGGACAAGGTTCTCCACCCAAAGCTCCGTATGCTTTCCTGCATTGTTCTCTTCGAGACAAGTCCTTCCATGGGTTTGGTggccactgttgccaactctgTGAAAACAGAGGAGAATTTGCAGGTGGCCAGCTTCACTTACTCTCACATGAAGTCCCTGAGTAGGAACCATGCAACCATTGATCCTGATGTGTAAGGCAATTGTCTCTTTCTGAATTATCATAAAGTCCTAAAAGATTATGCTAAGTCACCTCTTTATGCCCCTACTGCAGTGCCGCTGCTTGCAACGTTGCCATGAAACTATTGAGCCCAAAGCTGGACAGACTGAGCCTGCGTTACAGCAAAGCTGTTCATGTGGACATCTACAAAAGTAAGACAACATAAAGAGAAGATGAGTTCTATTTTTACTGAAGCATTAGTTAACCTGTTTATTAATATCTATATCAGACTCCTGGatggttggtgctgctgcaaCTGCTTTTTACATCAATGATGCTGCAAATATTTTGCCAAAAACTGCTGTTGCAAAGACCAGAGCCTTCCTCGCTGGAGCAACTGCAGAAGCCCTGGAGGTAATTGAAAATACAAACGCATGTTCAAAAACATATAGCAGAAGTATTGTTTttaatgctgttgttttttgttttctctgcagatcGGAGCCTCTATTGATGGACTGCAGGAGCTGCTTTTGAAAAACCCTGCTCTCGCTGAAAACACTGACAGGATCACCAAAATGAAGCGTGTCATAAAGGCTGTAAGCACCaatcaaaagaagaaatattacagtccaacatgacaaaaaaagcacaactttttttctctccacagctGTCAGAATGGAGATCCCTGCCCGCTGACAAACCCCTGGCTTCTATCTATGTCAAGCTCTTTGGACAGGAGGTTGCCTTTGCTAATATCGAGAAACCCATGATCGACCAGGCTGTTAAGGTACTTTAGAGACAACAGTCAGCTAAACTCAAGGAAAATCAAGTTTTGTCAGACATAGCATAAACTATATACTCGTTCTTTACAGTATGCCAAGGACTTACCCATTCAGGAATATGGAAGAGAGATTCTTAAGGCTCTGCTCGTGTCTGGTATCAACTTCAAGTATGCTAAGCCTGTGCTGGCTGCTGAGGTGAGACGCATTCTTCCAACTGTCGCTGGTCTCCCGATGGAGCTTGGTCTGTTCAGTGCTGCTGTGGCTGCAGGTTCTGTTAAAAGTGAGTAAAACACAATTTAGAATTAATTTCTCTTTAGGCTTTGCATTCTAACTTCATACTGAGAGGTGAGGATGACAGGATGACAGattattacactgcaaaaacacaaaaaagtatattttttcaaGCTTCTAGTGctaatatcttagtacacttgaaataaaaaaaaactaacttacaagtaatctttcagcaagaaaccagacaaaaataatacttGCTAagagtttgttgttttacagtgtaagcATGTTAAGACATAGTGTAATTTAAATGTGACTTCCTTAttcaaagcaaaagaaaatcttgtGATCAGTTTTAAGCAACAGGAAAAGTcaagagtttttctgttttctcagtcAAGCCAAACACATCACCACGCCTGCCCGAAGATTTCCCCCTCCAGAAGCTCCTGGAAACAGACATTCAGCTCGAGGCTGAGGTCAGACCAGCGTAAGTGGCCACTGTCATACATTACATGAAATTCACCATAAAATGattaatgtgataaaaaaaaaacaaaaaaaaaaactgaaaacctttcttttttttccagtgttgcCATGACCACATATGCAGTTATGGGACTCAACACTGACGTTTTCCAGGCTTTTGTGATAGCAAACGCCAACGTCCACTCTGTTATGCCAGCCAAAATTGCTGCAAGACTCAACATCAAAGAAGGAGACTTTAAGCTTGAAGCTCTTCCAGTTGAAGTGCCTGAAAACATCACATTTGTGAAGTAAGCACTTTGATGAATTTAACTTAACCTCTATCACTATCCTTGCAGTCCAgctgaatttgtttattttctcttcaacaGTGTGACAACCTTTGCTGGGTCAAGAAACATCGAGGAACTTTCTAAAGAGAGAATTACCTACCTCTTCCCTAAAAAACTCTTGCGCCCAAGCTCAGTAAAATCATCCGAGCGAGCTTCCTATGCTGACAGCATGGTAAATTTAACTTAGCCTTGACAGCTACTGTTGCATCTGCAAATAAATTCTGATTGCGTCGTACTTCACTTACAGCTCTCATCCTCCGAGCTCCTTCCTGAGGAAGCAAAATATGTCAAGGCCATTCGTCAACATAAGGTTCGAGCATTTGCCAAGAGGTACTGCGCTAAGAACAAAGGTGTTGGACTGAGGGCCTGTTTCAGGTTTGCCAGTGAAAATGGTGCCTACATCCAAGATGGACTCTTGTACAAACTGGTTGGCCGCCACAACTTCTCTTTCTCTGTGACACCAAGTAAGCACAGGCAAAATCACACTTGAGTATTCTATAGAAGCATGTTgtacacaaaatatattaatgactattttttaatttaagttgaaGGTGAAGTGGTTGAGAGATTGGAGATGGAGGTTAAAGTTGGACCAAATGCTGCAGAGAAGCTTGTTAAGCGCATCAACCTGAACGAAGAGGAAACCACAGAGGAAAGAGGACCAGTTCTGATGAAGCTCAGCAAAATCCTGTCTTCAAAAAAGAACAgctcctcatcttcctcctctagCTCAAGCAGCTCTTCATCCAGCCGTTCCTCAAAGAGCTCCTCCAGCTCTTCATCTCGCTCCAGCCGTAAGATCAGTCTTGCAGCCCGTGCGgacaacagcaacagcagcagcagcagcagtagcagcagccgcagaagcagcagcagcagtagcagttccaaacgcagcagcagcagcagcagcagtagcagcagcagcagcagcagcagcagcagcagcagcagcagtagcagcagcagcagcagaagcagcagaagcagGAGAAGCAGCCGCAGAAGCAAGAGCGGCAACTTATCAAGATCCAGCAGCAGTTCAGATAGGACCAGCTCTGCATCAAGCATCGCATCTCTCTTCAGCGGCAGTTCAAGCTCTTCTCGTTCCAGCTCCTCTCGCTCTAAGGTAAAAATCTTCATCttgattttgcagaaaagtgttTTAACACACCAGTATAGGATGTGGGAAATCAGACAGacatgtttgttctttacaGCAAGTGACTGAGAAGTTCCAGAGGTTACACAATAAGGAGAATCCCTCCAAATCAACTTCCAGAAGCAGGAGCACTTCCTCCAGCTTTGAGGCCATCTATAATCAGGTGAAATTTGGTCATCAGAAAAATTAATAAGCACTTAAGAGGTGTTATTTATGTTCTGTTTAGTTTTAAGTGTGAACCTACCCCATTTAACATTGAGTGTCGCCACAGAAAAAATTCCTCAGGGAAGAGGAAATTGTTGTGGCATTGATCGTCCGTGCTGTCAAAGTTGACAAGAGGATGTTGGGATACCAACTTGCTGCCTACCTTGACAAACCAAACGCCAGACTTCAGATCATTGTCTCCAACCTGTCTGCTGATAGCAACTGGAGGCTCTGTGCTGATGGAGTTGTGTTGAGCAAGCACAAAGTTACAGTAAGGCCCTTTATACGAGATACACAACAAATGTCTATCAGCAACCATAGGTGACTTATTCTAATGTAGTGTTGTTTGTCAACAGACTAGGGTTGCCTGGGGCGAGCAATGCAAGAGATATAGCGCCAATGCTACAGGAGAGACTGGTCTTGTTTCTTCAAGCCCGGCAGCTCGCCTCAGAGCGTCCTGGGAAAGATTGCCTTCTGCCCTGAAACGTTATGGAAAGATGTAAGAAACTCTACATCACCTAGGAGTCCATATCAGgaatttttgtacagtttctgagatttttttcatttccttcaaGGGTCAACAAATATGTCCATTCCAAAGTACTGTCAGACTTgattcacacaaagaaaaaaaacagcaccagGAAAATCTCAGTCATTGCAGTTGCAACTTCTGACAGGACAATTGACTTCATTGTGAAAACTCCAATGGTATGAAAAGGATTAGACTTTGTTGTCCAAATAGATAGTGTAATTAATATTCTGAGTGCTTTTATAATTGAAATGAACTCTTCTTGCAGAAATCTGTCTACAATGTCACTGTGCGCCTTCCCATGTCTATGCCCATTGAAGAGATCAAAGGTCTCACCCCATTTGATGAAGTCATTGACAAGATCCACTTCATGGTTTCAAAGGCTGCCGCAGGTAATgccaaatatttctttcataaGTACAGATACCTTTGTCTGGCAAGTTCAGACTAAGTGTGTTTTCTTACTCTTTCCAGCTGAATGCAGCTTCTTTGAAGACACACTCTACACATTCAACAACAAGAGCTACAAGAACAAGATGCCTTCCTCTTGCTACCAGGTTGCCGCACAGGACTGCACTGATGAACTGAAGTTTATGGTTCTCCTGAGGAAAGATTCTTCAGAGCAACACCATATCAatgtcaaaatttctgagatgtaAGTTTCCAGGGCAATTTAGAAGACCGCTTTAGTCTCCATACACAGGACGATCAAGAACCCAAAACAAACAGggtttttacttttatgctTTCAGTGACATCGACATGTATCCAAGGGACAACAACATCATTGTGAAGGTCAACGAAATGGAAATTCCCCTCACCAGCCTGCCTTACCGCCACCCAACAGGTTACTATGAATAGTCCTTACTGTTTTATTTAGTATCACACTAATATCTGCAAACTACAGTTGCACCTGATAATTTTACTCTATTTCTGAGCGTcgttacattttcttaaattactGCATCATGAAACTGTTACAGCTTCCATTGAGATCAGACAGAGTGGAGAGGGCCTTGCTGTATTTGCACCTAAACATGGTCTCCAAGAAGTCTACTTTGACAAAAAGACatggagggtaaaaaaaaaattctgtttattaTTAACTTTTCCCTTGCATACTCTAAAAGATTAGAAGAGAGGTTTTAGAAAAACCTCAAATGTagttgatatttctgttttctaatgTCCCGATGTTGCATTGCAGATCAAAATTGCTGACTGGATGAAAGGAAAGACCTGTGGACTTTGTGGAAAGGCTGATGGAGAAATCAGACAGGAGTACCACACTCCCAACGGACGCGTGGCTAAGAACTCAGTCAGCTTTGCTCACTCCTGGATTCTGCCTGTTGAAAGCTGCAGGGATGCCTCTGGTAAAACCCAATATACATCTAGAAGTTTTGCACATGAATTAATTGTGTGTTGCCTTCTTTGAAAACTGACTTAACAACATTGTTCTCCTGCAGAGTGCCGTCTGAAGCTTGAATCTGTGCAGCTGGAAAAACAATTGACCGTTCATGGTGACGATTCCACATGCTACTCTGTTGAGCCTGTACCTCGCTGTCTGCCTGGATGCTTGCCAATCAAGACCACCCCCGTCACTGTTGGTTTCAACTGCTGGTCATCtggtgaggttttttttctataaaaaggGGATACtccataaaacatttacagtgcaATTTCTTACTGGTGTATTTTCCTTGTTTGTGCAGATTCTGAGAGCAATGTCTATGACAGAAGTGTGGACCTGAGAAAGACTACCCAAGCTCACCTGGCTTGCAACTGCAACACCAAGTGCTCTTAACTACATTTCCTTTAAGTCACTATGTGTAAATTTTTtctgtaacaataaataaactgcatcttaaaattcagtcatagtgGTCCTTTAAATATGTGTGTGATACATAGatttataaatgattttaaaagggAAAAAGCTCAGCTTAGTCTGGGAGTCAACATTTTTGAAGGTCAGACACTTTCCACTTAATTTAGGtctgaaaaatgtgcagaactGAAACTAATGTTAGGTTTTAActcaaaaagcaataaaactgcTTCAAACAGAATTCAAATACATTGAAGGAGCCTTTCCGACTCACCTCTTCCCTCCTGATGTAttgatcaaattaccgactttgcctgaattcactcCACATTATTTATATCACTGTcataaacagcgtttcccctaaCACTGGAGCAGCCttaaaaacgttaaaaaaaaagacgagatgctaaccagtgTTTTTTCATACATATATGACGGTGCGCCATTGTTTTAACTGAGTCTAACTAATGGTTAGACTCATAAAGCGATAATTGACatctttctaatcatacttaAAAATACATGAACGTAAATCTTCTTACCTTGAAAAAAGTGTTCGCTACAAATCCCCTATTACACCGAGGGCTGCCAGTCACCGCCGATCCACCGCCGCCgcatctttcctcattaaacgttataaaataaaatgacaagtgcTACTGTCTAAAGTAGTAGCACTATCCAATGTGTGGCCctaactgcatttttaaaatgatacaaatCTGTTGTTTAGTATTACTTAgggcaaaaatgacaaaaatgctCTGAGAAAATACTAGGTACAACAAAgtgtttatcttttaataaGCACACTTGTAGGATCACATCTATTCCATGACTTTTACGAAAAAGTCCAATTTGATGGACTCAAATATGCTTTTAAGTTATTGAACTTGACTAACTACAGCAAGCATTTCCAAAGACATTCCAATTCCGCATTGCTTCAATTAgagaagttttagttttttgtttgttttttcaattaagaccaaaattatttgccattttgtctttattttcatggCTGACTTGACAAATTTGGTCCataatctgacaaaatgtcaGGATGTCAGTGGTCACCACGTGTTTGAATTTATGCTTCACAATGCCCACCAGCACCACATAAAGGGCAAAAAGAGGTAATGCAGGTGAAAGATCAAAAACGGCTAATGAAGTACGGTCAGAATATCATATTTAACAATGTGTAATGAGTCATTTAAGTATAAAGTGTGTGATTTCATATTAGAGAGTTACGGTAACTGTCAGAAACCTTAACAAACCACGTTTACAATTATAGAAACACTGAAGTGGTTTGAATCTAACACATCATGTACTTTTATAAAATTTACACCCTCgtacacatttacaaaaaaaatcagtaattCATATTCTAATCAAATTGATATTAAAACTAGGGAATGATAAATTGTTCATTCTATTTGTGCTACATTCACATTGCTCTGAGATAAATAGCTGCTTTAGTGCTACATTCTAAATCTTGGTCAGAAAAACAATATCTTAACAAGCTCTACCAAGGAATTCCTCTTTTAGGCTATATGAACCACCATtaaacactgagcacaactAAGAACAGTCCAGCTGAagagaaatatgttttctcctcCACAACTGAACAGAGATTAAAAAAGGTCCTCATTCagtttcaaacataaaatattaccCTCAACAACAATGATTACAGTaccacataaataaataaatattttcccccaattgttttaaaacactaagaatataaaataagaaacctttacaattcattttgtttcagtcattAACAAGACATATTTGGCTTCATTTTACTCTGTCTTTGATGTTTGCATTCATCAGATACACATTTCTGCAACTATGCATAAACAGCATACATTAAGAGATTCTcattcaaataataaaagtttccaTGGCTTCATATACTACTGCTCTTCTCAGGTGTGAGTGAATAGTTGCTGAGGTCTTCGCTCTCCCTCCACTGTTTGTCCCgcagagaaatatttttgcatagtGGGCTCAATTCCTCAAAATGTTCTGCCTTTCTGTGTTTTGACGAGCTGCAAGTCACACTTTACAAAGAGagataaaatacaattacattCAAACGTAgaagttattattttacaaacttaAATTCAAGTAAAGACGCTGTACCCATTTTCTGGAATAAGGCGAAGTTCACACTCCAAATCAGCTGCAGAAGACGATGTGAGAGAAACCGATCTGGGTATTGGAGAGGCCGAGTCTGGTTGCCATTCGCTGAGTGTTTCTGGACCCATCGGTGCACTAACCTCCGTTTCAGCTGGTTAGataaaaatgtgacttaatAACCAACTAAGATTAACAACACAGTAACTGTTAAATGGTTCTGAACTTAAGGAAAGATTCACCGATCAATAAGGCACTTGCAGACTTTGGCACATGAAGTTGCTTTGAGTTTCCAAACGGACTCATACTTAGAAACTGCTGTTTGAGCCATGTTCCCCGATCCTCCTCAAAGATCTTCCTCTGCGAGTTAAATCAGAACATCTTTAGAAACAATCAATATAGTCATTTTTAGGCTCACGTTTCCTGTACAGCATTTTGTTCACCTCATGGCTCAGTCTAATAGCTGCTTCAGTGAAgttcctcctctccctctcaaAGCTCTTTCTCTGTTCCTCTAAGCTCTTCCATTCCTCACCGAGGCGTTTCTTCTCCTGCAGCATGTAGCCATCATTCTGCAGCGACACTGAGTCTTCGTTGCACACACAGCTCAGCTGCTTCTGCAAACCGATTGAGCACAAGTATAGTCAGGACCCCAGCAAAGCAGGAGGTATTCAGAAGAAATTCACAAAGCTCAGAATTAACTTGATAATTTCAAAAAGATAAGCTAGGAATTGtgcccatttaaaaaaaaaactatatatgaTAAAATACGGAAGCTTTAGTAGTATCTTTATGTAAATCTGTCTCACAGAACAGATAGATTAGCATCTATAAACATAACTAAACACAACGATGCACATACAACTTCacagaaacataacaaaaatactaaaatacaCCAATATTGAGGTTAAACAAATACGCAAAAAGCGGTTCGAGAGACTGagaacaagtaaaaaaataaaggccacAATTCAATTAAGATCTATTTCAGTACAAAATAGGTCctgataaaaatgttcattgttTGATGAGCTTTATCTTCAGACTTTCTATATTCaagtacatattttttttataatttagcCCCTCAAAATGCTGTCTTACCtgtaggagctgctgctgcttttgaaTGAAATCTTTGCACCGCTGGATCTCCATCTTTAGCCGGTCCATCTCCTCCTCATGATTCTCACGAGGGACAACGTCATCATTGTTAGACTCAGATATCTGAGTCAAagatactaaaaaaaataaggaaaaattaTCTATGTCCCAAAGGTCTTATAAATCTAGAATTTGATTATTACCAAAAGAAGAGGGCCTTgagaattaataataaattgatGCAGACCAGAGCATTAGGACGATTAAAAAAACTGCATGTGTTGTCTGATTTTAGAAAATCTGTTGAATCCTTGATCTTGAAACTTTCCTTTTTAGTCATATAAATGatacaagaaacaaaaataaagaattgttTGAATGGTTAGCAATGAACAGTTCTCTCCTGATCTACTGAAATTTATTTGACAATGGTAAATAGTCCTCAAACCCAACAAGGTTTTTTCTCTACACTACCTTGGCTGTCCAGTCTTTCAACATGGCTCTTGAGTCTTCTCCACTGGAGGCGAATACTGTTAGTCAGCTTCTCCCTGGCATCAATACAAAACAGCTCTAAACTTTCCTTACTGGGGTCAAACACCTCATCGTCTTCGTCTGAGGCAGCCTGAAATTAAGATACAAATTCTTGGTAAAAGTGTGCAAAACACcgtataaaatatatttttgtatttatagataaaatagacaaaaccaaagaaaaactaGTGTTTACAGAAATATGAGTAAATTGTAAAGAATGTTTGGTTATGTGTGCAACAGAGActtaacaggaagaaaaaggaCTAGAAAAAGTGGAAACAGTATTTATAAACAGTGCTGGCCAAAACAGCGCCAACCTGCGTGTCATTATGGTCATAATTTTCTCCTTTGGGGATCAGTTTTCTTGACTTCAGGATGGACACCATCTCCTTCTTCACCTGATGCATCACCTTCCTCAGCTCTGCATTTTCCAGGACCATCTCCCTCTGCCTCATGTCGTAGTTGCTTAGTAGTGTCCTATACATCTCTCCCTCAtgccttcaggaaaaaaaaaaaaaaatatatatatatatatatatatatataattttattttatatttttttgttattagtcAGTTGTAAAGCTAGAGTCAAAGGCTGCCAAAACCATGCAAAGTCTACCAGATATGATGCTCTTAAAAGTAAAGTTTAATCTCATATAACAATCTGTTTAAAAACCTGGGTGACTTTAGGTTTTACACCTTTAAATTCAGACAAGacagaagttgtttttgttaagtCTTCTCCACTGGAGGGGAATACTGGTAGTCAGCTTCTCCCTGGCATTAATACAAAACAGTCTCTGAAAAATGTCACCAAGGGCTTAACTAGTGACAGCATCTGAATGGCATTAAATTGGCGTTTGGTAATAAAGTAAAGAATGTTGGTGTTATTTTTGACCAGGTTATTTTGAGCTACCTCTGTAGACATGCTGAAAAGCTTAAGGATGCTGGAAGCTGTTTTTCCTCAGTCTCCATTTTATGTCTGGTCTGGTcttaaaacagcaatattatcatttatcacaataatgaCTGGGACAATTTCTTGCACAGAAGTTTTTTTGATGTTGACAGAACAGAGAACCGGGCAGCTGGTCGTGGCAGACGGTTGCTCAAAATGAGTCGGGTTCTGCTGtaggtatttattttttttctattaatagGAAGTCGCCCCTTTCTCGTGTCCAAAGTTGATTAAAGATGCAGAGAAAGCATATGAACACAGTTTTGTTGTTCATGAACATAGCAATTGCTTTAAATTActgctttataaataatataaactaaaattaaagttcatgtttGAAATACATATTATTTAAACATCCTGGCAAAAACATACCACTTTTGCTGGCAGTGTAATATTACAATCACAACAACCTTTAGCACAAACATCTTTACCCAAATTTTAAATACCTCCAATGATTTTCTTCCTTTATGTGGCAatacaaatgtaataatttccTAATAATGATACAGGCattctgaattaaaatgtatCTCTTTAAAACTGACAGTAAAATCTACCTTGGCTCTAACAATAGAGCTctaatttgattttataaagGTGAACAGAACCTACTTTGCctctgttttttcagttttccaaaGGCTTCTCTTTCCATCAGCTCTTCCAATGTTGTTTAATACGTCAATAGCTGGAAAACAAGAACatgaaaaacagagaacatAAAGAGGGGAAAGTCATGTGTTTCTCCAGCTAGTTTATGCATTATAATATTGTACACTTTTATTTTCCgccacattttcttcttcaatCTGCCCTGAAGTATCtaattgtttttcacaaatacaacTATCATTCTTATTTTCAGCACAGTAGAGGAGTGAGCAGGTTTCAGTGCATTGTCTCCAAGCTTTTAATTCCTTGTATACAGTTAg contains:
- the LOC102220858 gene encoding afadin- and alpha-actinin-binding protein-like isoform X3: MKFSTLVADGCTATMPESSQVKDARRCSVECRTPPLSQFSQSSLPLHRNSHRLSTFCTEHNLQECLSHISQEVSLLGLSSGWTESDSGSQLNVVAVLNCMYDLIQLHHRSLRTLENMEIEQLKLSSNMDFLKINNTHLKEEVEVSKRQNMGLLERERQLQLKLKSLQNCLKNEKEEVQKLQNIISSRACQFNHEMKRREREFTKLKERLNQLLADKKDRKPAIDVLNNIGRADGKRSLWKTEKTEAKHEGEMYRTLLSNYDMRQREMVLENAELRKVMHQVKKEMVSILKSRKLIPKGENYDHNDTQAASDEDDEVFDPSKESLELFCIDAREKLTNSIRLQWRRLKSHVERLDSQVSLTQISESNNDDVVPRENHEEEMDRLKMEIQRCKDFIQKQQQLLQKQLSCVCNEDSVSLQNDGYMLQEKKRLGEEWKSLEEQRKSFERERRNFTEAAIRLSHERKIFEEDRGTWLKQQFLSMSPFGNSKQLHVPKSASALLIAETEVSAPMGPETLSEWQPDSASPIPRSVSLTSSSAADLECELRLIPENGVTCSSSKHRKAEHFEELSPLCKNISLRDKQWRESEDLSNYSLTPEKSSSI
- the LOC102220858 gene encoding afadin- and alpha-actinin-binding protein-like isoform X2, translated to MNLLQVSTPRHCMFILKARFSTLVADGCTATMPESSQVKDARRCSVECRTPPLSQFSQSSLPLHRNSHRLSTFCTEHNLQECLSHISQEVSLLGLSSGWTESDSGSQLNVVAVLNCMYDLIQLHHRSLRTLENMEIEQLKLSSNMDFLKINNTHLKEEVEVSKRQNMGLLERERQLQLKLKSLQNCLKNEKEEVQKLQNIISSRACQFNHEMKRREREFTKLKERLNQLLADKKDRKPAIDVLNNIGRADGKRSLWKTEKTEAKHEGEMYRTLLSNYDMRQREMVLENAELRKVMHQVKKEMVSILKSRKLIPKGENYDHNDTQAASDEDDEVFDPSKESLELFCIDAREKLTNSIRLQWRRLKSHVERLDSQVSLTQISESNNDDVVPRENHEEEMDRLKMEIQRCKDFIQKQQQLLQKQLSCVCNEDSVSLQNDGYMLQEKKRLGEEWKSLEEQRKSFERERRNFTEAAIRLSHERKIFEEDRGTWLKQQFLSMSPFGNSKQLHVPKSASALLIAETEVSAPMGPETLSEWQPDSASPIPRSVSLTSSSAADLECELRLIPENGVTCSSSKHRKAEHFEELSPLCKNISLRDKQWRESEDLSNYSLTPEKSSSI
- the LOC102220858 gene encoding afadin- and alpha-actinin-binding protein-like isoform X1, which encodes MQITTFLFLIHELFYSVCCRFQPLATACLFSKPGNPEFSTLVADGCTATMPESSQVKDARRCSVECRTPPLSQFSQSSLPLHRNSHRLSTFCTEHNLQECLSHISQEVSLLGLSSGWTESDSGSQLNVVAVLNCMYDLIQLHHRSLRTLENMEIEQLKLSSNMDFLKINNTHLKEEVEVSKRQNMGLLERERQLQLKLKSLQNCLKNEKEEVQKLQNIISSRACQFNHEMKRREREFTKLKERLNQLLADKKDRKPAIDVLNNIGRADGKRSLWKTEKTEAKHEGEMYRTLLSNYDMRQREMVLENAELRKVMHQVKKEMVSILKSRKLIPKGENYDHNDTQAASDEDDEVFDPSKESLELFCIDAREKLTNSIRLQWRRLKSHVERLDSQVSLTQISESNNDDVVPRENHEEEMDRLKMEIQRCKDFIQKQQQLLQKQLSCVCNEDSVSLQNDGYMLQEKKRLGEEWKSLEEQRKSFERERRNFTEAAIRLSHERKIFEEDRGTWLKQQFLSMSPFGNSKQLHVPKSASALLIAETEVSAPMGPETLSEWQPDSASPIPRSVSLTSSSAADLECELRLIPENGVTCSSSKHRKAEHFEELSPLCKNISLRDKQWRESEDLSNYSLTPEKSSSI
- the LOC102220858 gene encoding afadin- and alpha-actinin-binding protein-like isoform X4, giving the protein MPESSQVKDARRCSVECRTPPLSQFSQSSLPLHRNSHRLSTFCTEHNLQECLSHISQEVSLLGLSSGWTESDSGSQLNVVAVLNCMYDLIQLHHRSLRTLENMEIEQLKLSSNMDFLKINNTHLKEEVEVSKRQNMGLLERERQLQLKLKSLQNCLKNEKEEVQKLQNIISSRACQFNHEMKRREREFTKLKERLNQLLADKKDRKPAIDVLNNIGRADGKRSLWKTEKTEAKHEGEMYRTLLSNYDMRQREMVLENAELRKVMHQVKKEMVSILKSRKLIPKGENYDHNDTQAASDEDDEVFDPSKESLELFCIDAREKLTNSIRLQWRRLKSHVERLDSQVSLTQISESNNDDVVPRENHEEEMDRLKMEIQRCKDFIQKQQQLLQKQLSCVCNEDSVSLQNDGYMLQEKKRLGEEWKSLEEQRKSFERERRNFTEAAIRLSHERKIFEEDRGTWLKQQFLSMSPFGNSKQLHVPKSASALLIAETEVSAPMGPETLSEWQPDSASPIPRSVSLTSSSAADLECELRLIPENGVTCSSSKHRKAEHFEELSPLCKNISLRDKQWRESEDLSNYSLTPEKSSSI